From the Anguilla rostrata isolate EN2019 chromosome 12, ASM1855537v3, whole genome shotgun sequence genome, the window TCTAAAGCCGTACGCTGCATCCCCGTCATCCATGCGCTCAGCTCCATACAGCTCATCATTTTCACCTCCATCTTAATCTCCATCGTTCCATCAAGTTTTTACATGGAAAAAAGATTGTGCAATGTGGAGATTTTCACCGTGCACAAATGGCAGGGTTACATCAGGTCAGCCATTTTGCAGCTCTACTTCGTGGTCATGTCCAGCGTCATTGTCTTCACGTACGTAAAAATCATGAGGGCTGCCAAACTCGCTTCGACGGACAAGAAGAAGTCCGCCTCCAAGGGTCTTAGGACAGTTGCCCTTCATGCAATCCAGCTGATGCTTTGTTTGATTCAGCTGTGGTGCCCATTCATAGAGATGGTAATACTGGAGATCGATTTGCAACTTTTCATGAATGTGAGATATTTTAACTATATTGTTTTCATTCTTGTCCCACGATGTCTCAGTCCACTTGTGTATGGTTTAAGGGATGATAAGTTTTTCTTGGTTTTGAAATATTATGCCCTTTGTGGGATGTGCAAGAAAATATCTCCAGTTATAATTCTCTCCAAGAAAAGGACAAATATtgtattcataaaaacataattcaataaatgtataatttaatgACACAAGTCAATAACTTTAAACTGCTGCTGAATGTATTTCCAAAAACATACTGttataaattcaattaaaaaataaaaaaaaaagtttttttttcaatgacacACTGTATtaaaatttgttcattttaataaaggAGTCAGCActccatttgctttttaaatttgtgttcaGTGCATGCAAATGTTCTTGTTCATTGTCTGCAaacatttgtgtatatttgttgataaataaataatacataatacaattGGTTGCTTGCTCTGCTTTGCCTCAAAGCACCGACACATTGGCATTGATTCAAACATATCTTCTGGTGTTTTTCAGATGTGCTTATTTACTTCAGTGACTGAGAAAGATTAATTAGAAGAAAGAGACAGGTGCAGACATTATATTAGTTACTACATTACTGCCTACCACCAAAACTGTTGCCCTGTAATTCCATTTCACTGAGAAAGTGTACAAACCGTTTCAAGTAGCTGTGTTGTAGTGATTACCCTGGGAAACGAATGACTGTGGTTTCACTTATGGAGAATGCCTTACCAGCCATCTAAGCAGTGAAATTGTCCGCTTAATTGGTTGTGCTGGTTGATCTTGCCTTAATTAATAAAATCATGCACATTTTGCCCCACAGCCTTTTCTGAACCATACATTTCGATAGGTTTAATGTTACCAATGATCAAGTTCATGCCACTAACTAGAAAGAATCAAACTGAAAAATCATATACTCAGAAGAACACTGAGCCAATGCTATATTAGTTATGTCATCCAGACTGactggaaaatgcatttaaactaTTTCTGTAGTAGCCTTAGCCCCTGCTCCCCTCAATCCCTCCCCGACCagtcaaattaaaattgaaattatcTTAACAGCTTCCACAAAACTGTTAACATGTAAAGTCTGTGTAAAagcttaaaatacatttttttagaaaCTTTTTGTTAATAGAACTTTAACAATCAAATTAATTACCCCTTATCACAAGTATATGATGTTATACTGTCATGTTTTGTCTACATCATGTCCCACAGACAAGTGCATTGAGCCAAGTCCAACACTGTGAAGCAGTGGGAAAGTAGCACCTTGGAAACGTGACAAAGACCTAATTTGAAGCAAAAATAACCTTTAAAGAGTGActgcactcactgtttcagcGTCCTACACAATTCtgaactagaaataccgccttgcggttgtatgcctccgccaaccagtaggCAGTGCTCTGTTTAAccgtttggatataaaatgtcatcacttcattttatcctattagacatttgtgattaattaaattgactttgtcataattatcgtatgaattcttgagttatggccaaaaacgtgttttgtgaggtcacagtgacctagacctttgaccaccaaaatctaatcag encodes:
- the LOC135236185 gene encoding odorant receptor 131-2-like; the protein is MAENSTAQNGSLSSGATLSQMSEKLLILHVLVGIFLYVNCLMIFTFFKKEAFRNDVRYILFVHTLFCDSLFLVLTNVQLVLSRTNVPILVGLCLCLNMVMSLLTFSTPLTLMAMSLERYVAICMPLRHAEISTASKAVRCIPVIHALSSIQLIIFTSILISIVPSSFYMEKRLCNVEIFTVHKWQGYIRSAILQLYFVVMSSVIVFTYVKIMRAAKLASTDKKKSASKGLRTVALHAIQLMLCLIQLWCPFIEMVILEIDLQLFMNVRYFNYIVFILVPRCLSPLVYGLRDDKFFLVLKYYALCGMCKKISPVIILSKKRTNIVFIKT